From Shewanella yunxiaonensis, the proteins below share one genomic window:
- a CDS encoding RNA-guided endonuclease InsQ/TnpB family protein, with protein MEKTLRYNYRLKPTPEQEAKLIEFGSYSRGLWNLLLSENQRQHEQDGTFLFYTDMASHIKQVKNLPEFAWVKAFDSAAAQQVARDLDTALRNGTSKGAHQKFPKFKVSYKIKKLHNDSFRAVNNSNCIRIENGTISLPKIGQVGIVLHRRLVSNIKTVTVQFRHGKWECSITQEVECKEAKKVLNSIVGYDINSKQTVVGSNGLTVSNPKFLKQSKEKLNTLQRQLARRKKGFARWNKTKSRINTLHGKISRQRLDFAHKTARQITNASDIVVFEDLNVKAMQKFNGQMVADNIMGLISDLTKYKVELEGKIHHEIGRFERSTGICCACNHHNKLTLKDRTFTCVNCGIDNDRDYSASISIRNSGERDLMAIGTIVRVNPTPRQKLLGKTKVFELSKLSTGTEEKSAA; from the coding sequence ATGGAAAAGACGCTTAGATACAATTATCGCCTCAAGCCTACACCGGAGCAGGAAGCTAAACTCATTGAGTTTGGCTCTTATTCGCGTGGATTGTGGAACCTATTGTTGTCTGAAAATCAGCGCCAACATGAGCAAGATGGCACATTTCTTTTTTACACGGATATGGCCTCACATATTAAGCAAGTTAAAAATCTCCCTGAGTTTGCGTGGGTAAAAGCGTTTGACTCCGCAGCCGCCCAACAAGTTGCTCGCGACTTAGATACTGCACTCAGAAATGGGACATCTAAGGGAGCACACCAGAAATTCCCGAAGTTCAAAGTGAGCTACAAGATCAAAAAGCTTCATAATGACAGCTTCAGAGCCGTAAATAATTCCAACTGCATCAGAATAGAAAATGGCACCATCAGCCTACCTAAAATTGGGCAGGTCGGTATCGTTCTCCATCGCAGACTTGTGAGTAATATAAAGACAGTCACCGTTCAGTTCAGACATGGGAAATGGGAATGCAGCATTACTCAGGAAGTGGAGTGCAAAGAGGCTAAAAAGGTACTTAACTCCATTGTCGGTTATGACATTAACTCTAAGCAAACGGTGGTAGGTTCAAATGGGTTGACCGTGAGCAACCCTAAGTTCCTCAAGCAATCTAAAGAAAAACTAAACACCCTACAGCGGCAGTTAGCCAGAAGAAAGAAAGGCTTTGCTCGTTGGAATAAAACAAAAAGCCGCATCAACACTTTACACGGAAAAATCTCCAGACAACGATTAGATTTTGCCCACAAGACAGCCCGACAGATAACCAATGCGAGTGATATTGTGGTGTTTGAAGATTTGAACGTAAAGGCAATGCAGAAGTTTAATGGTCAGATGGTGGCTGACAACATCATGGGTTTAATCTCTGACTTAACCAAATACAAGGTTGAACTTGAAGGTAAAATCCATCATGAAATCGGCAGATTCGAGCGCTCAACAGGCATTTGTTGCGCTTGCAATCACCACAATAAATTGACTTTGAAAGACAGAACCTTCACTTGCGTTAATTGTGGTATAGACAATGATCGAGACTATTCAGCCTCAATCAGTATCAGAAACTCAGGTGAACGAGATTTAATGGCGATTGGAACCATCGTCAGGGTAAACCCCACGCCTCGGCAGAAATTACTTGGTAAAACGAAAGTCTTTGAACTCTCAAAGTTAAGTACGGGAACTGAGGAAAAATCGGCAGCATAA
- the suhB gene encoding inositol-1-monophosphatase encodes MHPMLTIGVRAARAAGQVIMRGFSELDRVQVDAKGLNDFVSNVDKEAEAAIIYQIRKSYPDHTIVGEENGENRGENQDYIWIVDPLDGTNNFVKGLPHFSVSIALQHKGKTEVAVVYDPIRDELFTAVRGQGAKLNDFRLRVNNPVDLSHSLVATGFPFKARQHTETYLKLFAETFALCTDIRRAGSAALDLCYVAAGRVDAFFEIGLKPWDIAAGDLIVREAGGTVTDLSGGYKYLTSGHVVAGGPKTTGLLVKSFRPLLSDALK; translated from the coding sequence ATGCATCCGATGCTCACTATTGGTGTGCGCGCCGCTCGTGCCGCGGGCCAAGTTATTATGCGTGGTTTTTCTGAACTAGACAGAGTTCAGGTAGATGCCAAAGGTCTAAATGACTTTGTCTCAAATGTTGATAAAGAAGCTGAAGCAGCGATTATTTATCAAATCCGTAAATCATATCCGGACCACACTATCGTTGGCGAAGAAAACGGTGAAAACCGTGGTGAGAATCAGGACTATATTTGGATTGTGGACCCTCTGGATGGCACTAACAACTTTGTTAAAGGCCTGCCCCATTTTTCAGTCTCCATTGCTTTACAACACAAAGGCAAGACTGAAGTAGCCGTGGTTTATGACCCAATTCGCGACGAGCTATTTACTGCTGTCCGTGGTCAGGGAGCCAAACTCAATGACTTCCGCCTGCGTGTCAATAATCCTGTCGATTTAAGCCATAGTCTGGTTGCCACAGGTTTTCCATTCAAAGCTCGTCAGCATACCGAGACTTACTTGAAGCTTTTCGCTGAAACCTTCGCGTTGTGCACCGATATCCGTCGTGCCGGATCTGCAGCATTAGATCTCTGCTATGTTGCGGCAGGACGTGTCGATGCGTTCTTTGAAATCGGACTTAAGCCTTGGGATATTGCAGCTGGTGATCTGATCGTGCGCGAAGCCGGTGGCACCGTGACTGACCTGTCTGGTGGCTACAAGTACTTAACTTCTGGTCATGTTGTCGCCGGTGGTCCTAAAACAACCGGCTTGTTGGTAAAAAGCTTCCGTCCGCTGTTAAGTGATGCGCTGAAGTAA
- the trmJ gene encoding tRNA (cytosine(32)/uridine(32)-2'-O)-methyltransferase TrmJ translates to MLSNIRVVLVGTTHPGNIGSVARAMKTMGLSSLYLVDPQVEPDGQSIALAAGASDILKCLVKVDTLDQAIHDCGLVVATSARSRTLEWPVLEPREAAEKLAIQSKNGPVAIVFGRERNGLSNEELQKCNYHLFIPANPEYSSLNLAQAVQIVCYETRIAHLNQLQQATPEPVEYPSAEDHERFYEHLQRTLQETGFIIKNHPGQVMQKLRRLFTKAQIETQELNILRGILTSIEKKVVDKSGNQE, encoded by the coding sequence ATGCTCAGCAATATTCGCGTGGTACTGGTGGGTACCACTCATCCGGGTAATATCGGATCCGTGGCCAGGGCCATGAAAACCATGGGGTTATCTTCCCTTTATCTTGTTGACCCGCAGGTAGAACCTGACGGTCAGTCGATTGCGTTAGCTGCTGGTGCCTCAGACATACTCAAATGTCTGGTTAAAGTAGATACGCTTGACCAGGCCATCCATGACTGTGGTCTGGTAGTGGCTACCAGTGCGCGTAGTCGCACCTTGGAATGGCCGGTTTTGGAACCCCGGGAAGCCGCAGAAAAGTTGGCTATTCAAAGCAAGAATGGGCCAGTGGCAATTGTTTTTGGTCGTGAGCGGAATGGGTTAAGCAATGAAGAATTGCAAAAATGCAATTACCATCTGTTCATTCCTGCTAATCCTGAATACAGTTCACTAAACTTGGCTCAGGCAGTACAGATTGTCTGCTATGAAACGCGTATCGCGCATCTAAATCAACTGCAGCAGGCTACTCCTGAACCCGTGGAATATCCTTCGGCAGAAGACCATGAACGTTTTTATGAGCATTTACAGAGAACACTGCAAGAGACTGGTTTCATTATCAAGAATCATCCAGGACAGGTAATGCAAAAGTTACGGCGCTTGTTCACCAAAGCACAAATTGAAACTCAGGAGCTCAATATTCTGCGTGGCATCCTGACTTCGATTGAAAAGAAAGTGGTCGATAAATCAGGCAACCAAGAGTAG
- the cysE gene encoding serine O-acetyltransferase, with the protein MGVISRIKEDIQSIYHRDPAARSALEILLNYPGMHAIWMHRVSHKLWSAKFYFLARCLSTFARWATGVEIHPGAVIGRRFFIDHGMGVVIGETAEIGDDCTLYHGVTLGGTTWKAGKRHPTLGNNVVIGAGAKVLGPITMHDGARVGSNSVVVKDVPKDTTVVGIPGRAVTVATQQSKEKSERRNAMAKKYGFDAYAVSPDNPDPVANAIGQMLDHMHLMDSKLAELCQVIQTMGGAVCTERLPQLDVGDFCEAELAAAEKRQQALDAFDPEI; encoded by the coding sequence ATGGGTGTGATATCAAGAATTAAAGAGGATATTCAGTCCATCTATCATCGCGATCCTGCAGCTCGCAGCGCGTTGGAGATTTTGCTCAACTACCCCGGTATGCATGCGATATGGATGCATCGGGTGAGTCACAAACTATGGTCTGCCAAGTTTTATTTTTTAGCCCGTTGTTTATCCACCTTTGCTCGTTGGGCAACGGGCGTGGAGATCCACCCCGGTGCTGTCATTGGTCGCCGTTTTTTTATTGACCACGGCATGGGGGTAGTCATTGGGGAAACGGCAGAAATTGGCGACGATTGTACGCTTTATCATGGCGTAACTTTGGGGGGAACCACCTGGAAAGCAGGAAAACGTCATCCAACGCTGGGTAACAACGTTGTTATTGGCGCTGGAGCTAAGGTACTGGGGCCGATTACGATGCACGATGGCGCCCGTGTGGGTTCAAACTCTGTTGTTGTAAAAGATGTGCCAAAAGATACCACCGTTGTGGGTATCCCAGGCCGAGCTGTGACTGTCGCCACCCAACAGTCAAAAGAGAAAAGTGAACGTCGCAATGCAATGGCCAAAAAATACGGTTTTGATGCATATGCGGTCTCCCCCGATAATCCAGATCCCGTTGCCAATGCAATTGGTCAGATGCTAGATCACATGCATCTGATGGATTCTAAATTGGCCGAGCTGTGTCAAGTTATTCAGACTATGGGGGGGGCAGTCTGTACTGAAAGATTGCCACAACTGGATGTTGGCGATTTCTGTGAGGCTGAATTAGCGGCAGCAGAGAAGCGTCAGCAAGCATTGGATGCGTTTGATCCAGAAATCTGA
- the iscR gene encoding Fe-S cluster assembly transcriptional regulator IscR translates to MKLTSKGRYAVTAMLDVAIHSAQGPVPLADISERQGISLSYLEQLFAKLRKQGLVASVRGPGGGYRLGREAADISVGMVVNAVDESVDATKCQGQSNCQSGTRCLTHSLWGDLSKQISDFLNGISLAALMQKRDVQFISIKQDQIHQEQQRISA, encoded by the coding sequence ATGAAACTGACATCTAAAGGTCGTTACGCCGTCACTGCTATGCTGGATGTTGCCATCCACTCGGCTCAGGGACCTGTTCCTCTCGCAGATATCTCTGAACGACAAGGCATTTCTTTATCCTACCTTGAACAACTTTTTGCCAAACTGAGAAAACAAGGGTTGGTTGCCAGCGTTCGTGGACCAGGCGGTGGTTATCGTCTTGGCCGTGAAGCAGCAGATATTTCAGTGGGTATGGTAGTGAATGCCGTTGATGAATCGGTTGATGCTACAAAGTGTCAGGGACAGTCTAACTGTCAGAGTGGCACTCGTTGTCTGACTCATTCTCTTTGGGGAGATTTGAGTAAACAAATTTCTGATTTTTTAAATGGTATCAGTCTTGCTGCTTTGATGCAGAAGCGCGATGTGCAGTTTATCTCTATCAAGCAGGATCAGATACATCAGGAGCAACAGAGGATCAGTGCCTGA
- a CDS encoding IscS subfamily cysteine desulfurase, whose amino-acid sequence MKLPIYLDYAATTPVDPRVAAKMAQYMTMDGVFGNPASRSHRYGWQAEEAVDIARNQVADLINADPREIVFTSGATESDNLAIKGVAYFYQKKGKHIITSKTEHKAVLDTCRHLERDGFEVTYLDPDSNGLIPLERIEAAMREDTILVSIMYVNNEIGVVQDIDGIGELCRSKGIVFHVDAAQGAGKLPLDVQQTKVDLISISGHKMYGPKGIGALYVRRKPRIRLEAQMHGGGHERGMRSGTLPTHQIVGLGEAAAIAKAEMASDSSRIRYLRDKLWNGIKDIEETYVNGDMEHRFCGSLNVSFAYVEGESLMMALKDLAVSSGSACTSASLEPSYVLRALGLNDEMAHSSIRFTIGRYTTEEEIDYAIETIKSSIGKLREMSPLWEMFKDGVDLNQVQWAAH is encoded by the coding sequence ATGAAGCTTCCTATTTATTTGGATTATGCCGCAACAACCCCAGTTGACCCTCGGGTTGCTGCAAAAATGGCACAGTACATGACTATGGACGGTGTATTCGGTAACCCCGCATCCCGTTCTCACCGTTACGGTTGGCAGGCTGAAGAGGCGGTAGACATCGCCCGTAATCAGGTTGCGGATTTGATTAACGCCGATCCTCGTGAAATTGTGTTTACCTCTGGTGCCACAGAGTCTGACAATCTGGCGATTAAAGGTGTGGCCTATTTTTACCAGAAAAAAGGTAAGCACATCATCACCAGCAAGACTGAACATAAAGCGGTATTGGATACTTGCCGTCACCTCGAACGTGATGGCTTCGAAGTCACCTATCTGGATCCAGACAGCAATGGTCTGATCCCCTTGGAGCGTATCGAAGCCGCCATGCGCGAGGACACCATTCTGGTGAGCATCATGTATGTCAATAATGAAATTGGTGTGGTGCAGGATATCGACGGTATTGGCGAGCTGTGTCGCAGCAAAGGTATTGTCTTCCACGTTGATGCAGCTCAGGGCGCCGGTAAATTGCCGCTGGATGTGCAGCAGACTAAGGTGGATTTGATCTCCATTTCTGGTCACAAGATGTATGGCCCTAAAGGTATTGGCGCTTTGTACGTGCGTCGTAAACCTCGAATTCGCTTGGAAGCTCAGATGCATGGTGGTGGCCATGAACGCGGTATGCGTAGTGGCACATTGCCAACCCATCAGATTGTTGGTTTGGGTGAAGCCGCTGCGATTGCTAAAGCAGAAATGGCATCAGATAGCAGCCGTATCCGCTATCTGCGCGATAAGCTGTGGAACGGTATTAAAGATATTGAAGAAACCTATGTTAACGGTGATATGGAACACCGTTTCTGTGGCAGCTTGAACGTTAGCTTCGCCTATGTAGAAGGTGAGTCGCTGATGATGGCGCTGAAAGATTTAGCAGTGTCTTCCGGTTCGGCTTGTACGTCAGCCAGTCTGGAACCCAGTTATGTGCTGCGGGCTTTGGGTCTCAATGATGAGATGGCACATAGCTCTATTCGTTTCACCATCGGCCGTTATACCACAGAAGAAGAGATTGATTACGCGATAGAAACCATTAAGAGCTCTATCGGCAAGCTGAGGGAGATGTCTCCTTTGTGGGAGATGTTCAAGGATGGGGTAGACCTCAATCAGGTACAGTGGGCAGCCCACTAA
- the iscU gene encoding Fe-S cluster assembly scaffold IscU, which produces MAYSEKVIDHYENPRNVGSFDKNDPSVVTGMVGAPACGDVMKLQLKINDSGIIEDAKFKTYGCGSAIASSSLVTEWVKGKSVEEAAAIKNTDIAEELALPPVKIHCSILAEDAIKAALEEYKSKHQK; this is translated from the coding sequence ATGGCATACAGTGAAAAAGTAATTGACCACTATGAAAATCCACGCAATGTAGGTTCTTTCGACAAGAATGATCCATCCGTTGTGACTGGTATGGTGGGGGCTCCAGCATGCGGTGACGTAATGAAACTGCAGCTGAAAATTAATGACAGCGGTATCATTGAAGATGCCAAGTTCAAAACTTATGGTTGTGGTAGCGCGATAGCTTCCAGTTCGCTGGTGACCGAGTGGGTTAAAGGCAAATCTGTGGAAGAAGCCGCTGCTATCAAGAATACCGATATTGCGGAAGAACTGGCATTACCACCAGTGAAAATCCACTGTTCAATTCTGGCAGAAGACGCTATTAAGGCGGCGTTGGAAGAATATAAATCCAAGCATCAGAAGTAA
- the iscA gene encoding iron-sulfur cluster assembly protein IscA gives MAAISMTPAAADRVRTFLQNRGKGIGLRLGLKTSGCSGMAYVLEFVDELNEDDEVFEIEGVNLIVDAKSLIYLQGIELDFVKEGLNEGFKFNNPNAKGECGCGESFTV, from the coding sequence ATGGCTGCAATATCAATGACGCCTGCAGCGGCGGATAGAGTAAGAACCTTTCTGCAAAATCGTGGAAAGGGGATTGGTCTGCGTTTGGGCTTAAAAACCTCCGGCTGCAGTGGTATGGCTTATGTCTTGGAATTCGTTGACGAACTTAACGAAGATGACGAGGTATTTGAGATTGAAGGTGTCAACCTCATCGTTGATGCTAAAAGTCTGATTTATCTACAAGGGATTGAACTGGATTTTGTTAAGGAAGGCCTTAACGAAGGTTTCAAGTTCAATAACCCGAATGCCAAAGGGGAGTGTGGTTGCGGCGAGAGTTTCACTGTATAA
- the hscB gene encoding co-chaperone HscB translates to MNYFELFEIPQNFDVDVAELAERYRELQKAVHPDKFANASEQQKLLAISKTAQVNDAFQTLKDPIRRAEHMLSLRGIDINNESTTMKDTGFLMQQMEWREALEDLRGSDDIETGIAELEGDFSQYRKQLLENLRKQLADDQASAAIVAADQVRKLKFMAKLQDELIRIQDSLYD, encoded by the coding sequence ATGAACTATTTTGAGCTGTTTGAGATCCCTCAGAACTTCGATGTCGACGTCGCGGAGCTAGCAGAACGCTATCGAGAACTGCAAAAAGCAGTGCATCCGGATAAGTTTGCTAATGCCAGTGAGCAACAAAAGCTGCTGGCAATATCTAAAACTGCCCAAGTAAATGATGCTTTTCAGACCCTAAAGGATCCTATTCGCCGAGCTGAACATATGCTGTCGCTTCGAGGGATTGATATCAATAATGAATCAACCACGATGAAAGATACCGGCTTTTTGATGCAGCAGATGGAGTGGCGGGAAGCGTTGGAAGATTTACGCGGCAGCGATGATATTGAAACGGGGATTGCCGAGCTGGAAGGTGATTTTTCGCAATACCGTAAGCAATTGCTGGAAAACCTGCGTAAGCAACTTGCTGATGATCAGGCATCCGCCGCAATTGTGGCCGCTGATCAGGTTCGAAAGCTTAAATTTATGGCAAAATTACAAGATGAGTTGATCCGTATTCAGGACTCACTGTACGACTAG
- the hscA gene encoding Fe-S protein assembly chaperone HscA has translation MALLQIAEPGQMAAPHQHKLAAGIDLGTTNSLVASVRSGQAATLPDEVGRHGLPSVVHYGTNGLTVGEEALVNSALDPENTIVSVKRFMGRSLADVLQGEQRFPYHFEASENGLPIFVTAAGKVNPIQVSAEILRPLIARAEATLGGDLEGVVITVPAYFDDAQRQGTKDAANLLGVKVLRLLNEPTAAAIAYGLDSGQEGVIAVYDLGGGTFDISILRLNRGVFEVLATGGDSRLGGDDFDHLLAEALRQRMGITELNRQQERQLLMEARRVKEVLSQSDVVTAVLTIEAQQLRCDISRSEFDALILSLVRKTISSCRKALRDAGVDAADVLETVMVGGSTRVPLVREQVGDFFGKAPLTSIDPDRVVAIGAAIQADILVGNKPDSELLLLDVIPLSLGIETMGGLVEKVVPRNTTIPVARAQEFTTFKDGQTAMAIHVVQGERELVADCRSLARFTLKGIPPLAAGAAHIRVTFQVDADGLLSVTAMEKSTGIQSSIQVKPSFGLSENEIAGMIKDSMTYAKADIELRMLTEQRVEAARVIESLNSALQQDGNLLTAEERALIDSTILALDAAAVGDDAEAIKSAIEKVDAATQDFAARRMDNSIKTALKGQSVDKI, from the coding sequence ATGGCACTTTTGCAGATTGCTGAACCCGGCCAGATGGCCGCACCTCATCAACACAAGTTGGCCGCGGGTATTGACCTCGGAACGACCAACTCGCTGGTTGCTTCCGTACGCAGTGGTCAGGCTGCAACGTTACCCGACGAAGTTGGCAGACACGGGTTACCATCAGTTGTGCACTATGGGACCAATGGCCTGACAGTTGGTGAAGAAGCCTTGGTTAATTCTGCGTTGGATCCGGAAAACACCATAGTGTCAGTAAAACGCTTTATGGGGCGTTCACTTGCCGATGTACTGCAGGGCGAACAGCGTTTCCCCTATCATTTTGAAGCCAGTGAAAATGGCTTACCCATTTTTGTTACCGCTGCGGGTAAAGTCAATCCAATACAGGTATCTGCAGAGATTCTGCGACCATTAATTGCGCGCGCAGAGGCGACCTTAGGTGGTGATTTAGAAGGTGTTGTCATTACGGTACCAGCGTATTTTGATGATGCCCAACGTCAAGGTACCAAAGACGCTGCCAATCTACTCGGTGTCAAAGTATTGCGCCTGTTGAATGAGCCTACCGCTGCGGCTATCGCTTATGGACTGGATTCTGGCCAGGAAGGTGTCATCGCGGTGTATGATCTCGGTGGCGGCACTTTTGATATTTCAATCTTGCGGTTGAATCGTGGCGTCTTTGAAGTGCTAGCAACCGGCGGGGACTCTCGTTTAGGCGGAGATGATTTTGATCATCTGTTAGCCGAAGCGTTGCGGCAGCGCATGGGGATTACTGAACTGAACCGCCAACAGGAACGTCAGTTACTGATGGAAGCCCGGCGTGTGAAAGAAGTGCTGAGTCAGTCCGATGTGGTGACCGCAGTATTAACGATCGAGGCTCAGCAATTACGGTGTGATATATCCCGTAGCGAATTTGACGCGCTTATCCTGTCTCTGGTCCGTAAAACAATCAGCAGCTGTCGTAAAGCACTGCGCGATGCCGGTGTTGATGCCGCTGATGTGTTAGAAACCGTGATGGTGGGTGGTTCAACTCGCGTACCTCTGGTACGTGAACAGGTAGGGGACTTTTTTGGTAAAGCACCACTGACCAGTATCGACCCTGATCGGGTAGTTGCCATTGGGGCGGCTATTCAGGCGGATATTCTGGTAGGCAACAAGCCGGATTCCGAACTGTTGCTGTTAGATGTGATCCCGTTGTCTCTCGGGATTGAAACTATGGGTGGCCTGGTAGAAAAAGTCGTACCACGCAATACCACTATTCCCGTTGCCAGAGCCCAAGAGTTCACCACGTTTAAAGATGGTCAGACGGCGATGGCCATTCATGTGGTTCAAGGTGAGCGCGAACTGGTGGCAGATTGCCGCTCACTTGCGCGGTTCACGCTCAAAGGTATACCACCATTGGCAGCCGGGGCGGCGCATATCCGAGTGACCTTCCAGGTAGATGCCGATGGTTTATTGAGCGTGACTGCGATGGAAAAATCCACCGGAATACAGTCAAGTATCCAGGTGAAACCGTCATTTGGGCTCTCTGAAAATGAGATTGCTGGCATGATCAAGGATTCGATGACGTATGCCAAGGCGGATATTGAGTTACGTATGCTTACCGAGCAACGGGTAGAAGCGGCTCGGGTGATTGAGTCGCTTAATTCTGCACTGCAACAGGATGGTAACTTACTGACGGCAGAAGAAAGAGCGTTGATCGACAGTACTATTTTGGCACTGGATGCTGCGGCTGTTGGCGATGATGCTGAAGCTATTAAATCTGCCATTGAAAAAGTGGATGCTGCAACACAGGACTTTGCCGCCAGAAGGATGGATAATTCAATTAAGACCGCACTGAAAGGTCAGTCGGTTGATAAGATATAG
- the fdx gene encoding ISC system 2Fe-2S type ferredoxin — protein MPQIVFLPNEELCPDGAVVEAKTGESILDAALRNGIQIEHACEKSCACTTCHVIVREGFNNLEPSDDLEDDMLDKAWGLEPESRLSCQAKVADEDLVVEIPKYTVNQVSEG, from the coding sequence ATGCCTCAGATAGTGTTTTTGCCCAACGAGGAGCTTTGCCCCGATGGTGCGGTGGTAGAAGCCAAGACCGGAGAATCAATCCTGGATGCAGCATTACGCAATGGTATCCAGATAGAACATGCCTGCGAGAAATCCTGCGCTTGTACTACTTGCCATGTGATTGTGCGTGAAGGCTTCAATAACCTGGAACCAAGCGATGATCTGGAAGACGATATGCTCGATAAAGCTTGGGGGCTAGAACCAGAAAGCCGTCTGTCCTGTCAGGCGAAAGTGGCGGATGAAGACTTAGTGGTCGAAATCCCCAAATATACGGTAAATCAGGTCAGCGAAGGTTGA
- the iscX gene encoding Fe-S cluster assembly protein IscX has protein sequence MSLKWVDSLDVALELLEAYPDVEPQTVRFTDLYEWILALEDFDDDPQRCNEQILEAILQCWMDEK, from the coding sequence ATGTCTTTGAAATGGGTTGACTCTTTAGATGTGGCTCTGGAGCTTTTAGAAGCGTATCCAGATGTGGAACCTCAGACTGTGCGTTTTACTGATCTGTACGAATGGATCCTAGCTCTGGAGGATTTTGATGATGATCCTCAACGTTGTAACGAACAGATCCTTGAAGCCATTCTGCAATGCTGGATGGATGAAAAATAA
- the ndk gene encoding nucleoside-diphosphate kinase has translation MAIERTFSIIKPDAVAKNHIGAIYNRFESAGLKIVAAKMVHLTKEQAEGFYAEHSERPFFGALVSFMTSGPIMVQVLEGENAVAANREIMGATNPAQAARGTLRADYADSIDENAVHGSDALASAEREIAYFFAADEICPRTR, from the coding sequence ATGGCGATTGAACGTACTTTTTCTATTATCAAGCCCGATGCTGTTGCTAAAAACCACATTGGTGCTATCTATAACCGTTTTGAAAGCGCCGGTCTGAAAATCGTTGCTGCTAAGATGGTTCACCTGACCAAAGAGCAGGCTGAAGGTTTCTACGCTGAACACAGCGAACGTCCTTTCTTTGGTGCACTGGTAAGCTTCATGACTTCTGGTCCTATCATGGTACAAGTGCTGGAAGGCGAAAACGCTGTTGCAGCTAACCGTGAAATCATGGGCGCAACTAACCCAGCTCAAGCTGCTCGTGGTACTCTGCGTGCAGATTATGCTGACAGCATTGACGAAAACGCGGTTCATGGTTCAGATGCGCTGGCATCTGCAGAGCGTGAAATCGCTTATTTCTTCGCTGCTGATGAAATCTGCCCACGTACTCGTTAA
- a CDS encoding TraR/DksA family transcriptional regulator gives MSGLIRQRLSAVETDLRRAITELNTDWADRSISEIIDAMVGAELCHHPLYEKLNRLDAAQCQLDLGLYGMCADCESEIEPERLAQDPTEQRCQCCSEQYAHEHRRELRLSH, from the coding sequence GTGAGTGGTTTGATCAGACAAAGATTGTCAGCAGTCGAGACGGATCTGAGACGTGCAATCACTGAGCTTAATACCGACTGGGCTGATAGGTCTATTAGCGAGATCATTGATGCCATGGTCGGTGCTGAGTTGTGCCATCATCCGCTATATGAAAAGCTTAATCGTCTGGATGCTGCACAATGTCAGTTGGATCTCGGACTCTATGGAATGTGTGCTGATTGCGAAAGCGAGATTGAACCAGAACGACTGGCTCAAGATCCTACTGAGCAACGCTGCCAATGTTGTTCAGAACAATATGCACATGAACATCGGCGGGAGCTGCGGCTCAGTCATTGA